One stretch of Alcaligenes faecalis DNA includes these proteins:
- a CDS encoding DMT family transporter, with protein MRNYAYPLVTMLLWSGNVIVSKMAHGLIAAPAMSFYRVVLALAIMSLFAARPVWRHWHSIRPQLPKLLFLGFLSMAFYQCLSYWAAASTSATNMAVITALTPLLTLLTTRLLLPGSGPRGMLPGALLALFGTVWLISGGHPLQLLSQGVRSGDLLMLTAALSYAFYSVFLKKWHITVPAWQSTYLQAWGALITLLPVFFWLPAEQTQLNEQTVPLILYAGILASVLLPYCWIQGITRLGPARCSLFLNILPFMTAMLAIPLLGEQLGAHHVSGGLLTLAGVILAQWPPQQWLFKTKAAPAK; from the coding sequence ATGCGCAACTATGCCTATCCGCTGGTGACCATGCTGTTGTGGTCCGGCAATGTAATTGTTTCCAAAATGGCGCACGGCCTGATCGCCGCACCTGCCATGAGTTTTTATCGAGTCGTGCTGGCGCTGGCCATCATGAGCCTGTTTGCCGCTCGCCCTGTCTGGCGACACTGGCACTCGATCCGGCCTCAACTGCCCAAACTGCTGTTTCTGGGATTTCTGAGCATGGCGTTTTATCAGTGCCTGTCTTACTGGGCAGCGGCGAGTACCAGCGCCACCAATATGGCCGTGATTACCGCACTGACACCCCTACTGACCCTGTTGACCACACGTCTGCTGCTGCCAGGCTCTGGCCCTCGCGGCATGCTGCCCGGTGCCCTGCTGGCCTTGTTTGGAACAGTCTGGTTGATTAGCGGCGGCCATCCCCTGCAACTGCTAAGCCAAGGAGTCCGCTCTGGCGACTTGCTGATGCTGACAGCGGCATTGAGCTACGCCTTTTACAGCGTCTTTTTGAAGAAATGGCATATCACTGTGCCAGCCTGGCAATCGACCTACCTGCAAGCTTGGGGAGCCTTGATTACCCTGCTGCCCGTATTCTTCTGGCTGCCAGCTGAACAAACCCAGCTGAATGAGCAAACAGTCCCCCTGATCCTGTACGCAGGCATCCTGGCCTCCGTCTTGTTGCCCTACTGCTGGATCCAGGGCATCACACGCTTGGGCCCGGCCCGATGCAGCCTGTTCCTGAACATCCTGCCCTTCATGACCGCCATGCTGGCCATCCCATTGCTGGGTGAGCAACTGGGCGCGCATCATGTGAGCGGTGGATTGCTGACTCTGGCAGGGGTGATTCTGGCTCAATGGCCGCCTCAACAATGGCTGTTCAAAACCAAGGCAGCTCCTGCTAAATAA
- a CDS encoding AraC family ligand binding domain-containing protein, whose translation MPISGLAADYPDGHLIQEHQHVRAQFLYAVQGVMVIDAQEGRWVVPPSRGVWLQPGRPHTYACVGRSKCARSLWMRMLLQACQRVTACWMSALCYES comes from the coding sequence ATGCCCATTAGTGGTTTGGCGGCAGACTATCCGGACGGCCATCTTATTCAAGAGCACCAGCATGTACGGGCGCAGTTTTTGTACGCTGTGCAAGGGGTGATGGTGATCGACGCCCAGGAAGGGCGCTGGGTGGTGCCGCCCAGCCGAGGCGTTTGGCTACAACCGGGGCGACCTCATACGTACGCATGCGTGGGCAGGTCAAAATGCGCACGATCTTTGTGGATGAGGATGCTGCTCCAGGCTTGCCAGCGCGTAACTGCGTGCTGGATGTCAGCCCTTTGCTACGAGAGCTGA
- a CDS encoding AraC family transcriptional regulator yields MRTIFVDEDAAPGLPARNCVLDVSPLLRELILEASRIPLVYAQDSRDGRLMRLLLNELRELPVLPFHLPWPEEPRLLLVCRHLEASPDDDRDADAWAQQLAMSVKTFHRLFRRHTGISFGQWRQFARLLGSLEGLAAGEPVVQVALQHGYASQSAYAAVFRRHFGVTPREFYRSKDSVDEAD; encoded by the coding sequence ATGCGCACGATCTTTGTGGATGAGGATGCTGCTCCAGGCTTGCCAGCGCGTAACTGCGTGCTGGATGTCAGCCCTTTGCTACGAGAGCTGATTCTGGAGGCTAGCCGAATTCCCTTGGTGTACGCGCAAGACAGTCGCGACGGCCGCTTGATGCGCTTATTGCTGAATGAATTGCGCGAGCTGCCTGTATTGCCGTTTCATCTCCCCTGGCCCGAAGAGCCGCGCTTGCTACTAGTGTGTCGGCACCTGGAGGCTAGCCCCGATGACGATAGGGATGCAGATGCCTGGGCCCAGCAACTGGCCATGAGCGTCAAAACTTTCCACCGCCTGTTTCGTCGCCATACCGGCATCAGCTTTGGGCAATGGCGTCAATTCGCACGCTTGCTAGGGTCTCTGGAAGGTTTGGCCGCCGGTGAGCCGGTAGTGCAAGTGGCTTTGCAACACGGTTACGCTAGCCAAAGCGCATATGCCGCCGTGTTCCGGCGGCATTTCGGGGTTACTCCCAGAGAGTTTTATCGCTCTAAAGACAGCGTGGACGAAGCGGATTAA
- a CDS encoding alpha/beta fold hydrolase, which translates to MSSSRTPRPSELNEHHESRPAQAAQQQGGGSYIPASGPSGDRSHSFAYECQEDTDEVSDSLTFVLVHGAWHGGWCWSRLAARLQAKGHKVYTPTLTGLGERSHLLSPDITLNTFVDDVANLIRWEELSNVVLVGHSFGGLVISGVADVMPRCIQQLIYLDAFILPSGTSTFDTLPEKIVDSMVASAGKSAVPAVPPPPLSALGLHATEDLHFVGNRLTPQPLSVYRSSLRLQNPVIGNGRPCSYISCTQPTFRGVDTSREWARQQKDWEFRELESGHCALMTHPDMLARLLLELAD; encoded by the coding sequence ATGTCTTCGAGTCGTACCCCTCGTCCGAGCGAGCTTAATGAACACCATGAATCCCGACCTGCACAGGCCGCGCAACAGCAAGGCGGCGGCAGCTACATCCCTGCTTCCGGCCCTTCCGGTGATCGCTCGCACAGCTTTGCCTATGAATGCCAAGAAGATACCGACGAAGTCTCCGACAGCCTGACCTTTGTGCTGGTTCACGGTGCCTGGCACGGTGGCTGGTGCTGGTCCCGCCTGGCGGCCCGGCTACAGGCCAAAGGGCATAAAGTCTATACCCCCACACTGACAGGCCTGGGCGAACGCAGCCACTTGCTCAGCCCGGACATCACCCTGAATACCTTTGTGGACGATGTCGCTAATTTGATACGTTGGGAGGAACTCTCCAACGTGGTTCTGGTGGGCCACAGCTTTGGTGGACTGGTTATTAGCGGCGTAGCCGATGTCATGCCGCGCTGCATTCAGCAACTGATTTACCTGGACGCCTTTATCCTGCCCAGCGGCACCAGCACTTTCGACACGCTACCGGAAAAGATTGTCGACAGCATGGTGGCCTCTGCCGGGAAAAGCGCCGTTCCTGCCGTCCCCCCTCCTCCACTAAGCGCCTTGGGCCTGCATGCCACGGAAGATCTGCACTTTGTCGGGAACCGCCTGACGCCACAGCCGCTTAGCGTCTACCGCTCTTCCCTTCGTTTACAGAACCCCGTCATTGGCAATGGCCGTCCCTGCTCCTATATTTCCTGCACACAGCCCACGTTCAGAGGGGTCGATACCTCGCGCGAATGGGCCCGTCAGCAAAAAGACTGGGAATTCCGTGAGTTGGAAAGCGGGCACTGCGCTTTGATGACACACCCCGACATGCTGGCCCGACTGCTGCTGGAGCTGGCGGATTAA
- the guaA gene encoding glutamine-hydrolyzing GMP synthase, translated as MHQRILILDYGSQVTQLIARRVREAGAYCEIHPGDVSDEFIRSQEGLKGIILSGSHASVYAEDALQVPAAAFEAGVPVLGICYGMQAMARQLGGVTEGSDKREFGYAEVRAHGHTKLLDGIQDFATAEGHGMLKVWMSHGDKVTALPPGFKLMASTPTCPIAGMADEDRGFYAVQFHPEVTHTVQGGALFERFVRDICGCVGDWNMPDYVEEAISNIREQVGDEEVILALSGGVDSSVAAALIHQAIGDKLTCVFVDHGLLRLNEAQQVMSTFADNMGLKIIHIDASDRFLGKLAGVTDPEAKRKIIGREFVEIFQEEAAKLSNARWLAQGTIYPDVIESAAAKSGKATGIKSHHNVGGLPDTLNLKLLEPLRELFKDEVRKLGVALGLPPAMVYRHPFPGPGLGVRILGEIKREYADLLRQADAIFIEELRNTVDEETGKNWYDLTSQAFTVFLPVKSVGVMGDARTYEYVVAMRAVQTTDFMTADWAELPYSLLKRTSGRIINEVRGINRVTYDVSSKPPATIEWE; from the coding sequence ATGCACCAGCGAATTCTGATTCTTGATTACGGCTCCCAGGTCACCCAGCTTATTGCGCGTCGCGTACGCGAAGCCGGTGCGTACTGTGAAATTCACCCCGGTGATGTCAGCGATGAATTCATCCGTTCCCAAGAAGGCCTGAAAGGGATCATTCTGTCGGGCAGCCACGCGTCGGTCTACGCCGAAGACGCTCTGCAAGTTCCCGCCGCTGCTTTTGAAGCCGGCGTACCCGTTCTGGGCATTTGCTACGGCATGCAAGCCATGGCCCGCCAACTGGGCGGTGTGACCGAAGGCTCCGACAAGCGCGAGTTTGGTTACGCTGAAGTGCGCGCCCACGGCCACACCAAGCTGCTGGACGGTATCCAGGATTTCGCCACGGCAGAAGGCCACGGCATGCTCAAAGTCTGGATGAGCCACGGCGACAAAGTTACCGCGCTGCCTCCCGGCTTCAAGCTGATGGCTTCCACGCCCACATGCCCCATTGCCGGTATGGCCGATGAAGATCGCGGCTTCTACGCGGTTCAGTTCCACCCTGAAGTTACTCACACTGTCCAAGGCGGCGCCTTGTTCGAACGCTTTGTGCGCGACATCTGCGGTTGCGTGGGTGATTGGAACATGCCTGACTACGTGGAAGAGGCTATCTCCAATATCCGCGAACAAGTCGGTGACGAAGAAGTTATTCTGGCCTTGTCCGGTGGTGTGGATTCCTCGGTTGCTGCCGCTCTGATCCACCAGGCTATCGGTGACAAGCTGACCTGCGTATTCGTGGACCACGGCCTGCTGCGTCTGAACGAAGCCCAGCAAGTCATGAGCACCTTCGCTGACAATATGGGTTTGAAGATCATCCATATCGACGCATCCGACCGCTTCCTGGGCAAACTGGCCGGTGTTACCGATCCAGAAGCCAAGCGCAAGATCATCGGCCGTGAATTCGTGGAAATCTTCCAGGAAGAAGCCGCCAAGCTCAGCAACGCCCGCTGGTTGGCTCAAGGCACAATCTACCCGGACGTAATTGAATCCGCCGCCGCCAAATCCGGCAAAGCCACTGGCATCAAATCCCACCACAACGTGGGCGGCCTGCCAGACACGCTGAACCTGAAACTGCTGGAACCCCTGCGCGAACTGTTCAAGGACGAAGTGCGCAAACTGGGCGTAGCCCTGGGCTTGCCGCCAGCAATGGTCTACCGTCACCCCTTCCCAGGCCCAGGCTTGGGTGTCCGTATCCTGGGTGAAATCAAGCGTGAATACGCAGACCTGCTGCGCCAAGCTGATGCCATCTTTATCGAAGAGCTGCGTAACACGGTCGACGAAGAAACTGGCAAGAACTGGTACGACCTGACTTCCCAGGCCTTCACCGTCTTCCTGCCTGTGAAGAGCGTGGGCGTGATGGGCGATGCACGTACCTATGAGTACGTTGTTGCTATGCGAGCAGTGCAGACCACCGACTTCATGACGGCTGACTGGGCGGAACTGCCATACTCGTTGTTGAAGCGTACCTCTGGCCGCATCATTAACGAAGTGCGTGGCATCAACCGTGTGACGTATGACGTAAGCAGCAAGCCGCCAGCGACGATTGAGTGGGAGTGA
- a CDS encoding DUF2075 domain-containing protein, with product MNRAYLSLRAHDVATLSNAELFGRLASHLPFALEPAQRAAWNYQIQHLRALARELPDAHAFMEFLIPRMGRRADLILLTNGIVFMIEYKLGASQFDRSSLNQVYGYGLDLKHFHETSHSLPIVPILVATHAPLNDDLHVQWDDDGLARPIGVNAAGLLQAIHHLSRTWNNSPIDVAAWEAGRYRPTPTIVEAAQALYQGHAVEEISRSEAGAKNLTNTADYVANAIEAAKRNKRKIICFITGVPGSGKTLAGLNLATARQRAHSDEHAVFLSGNGPLVDVLREALAVDAVARARETGTSTTKVQEDRRAAAFIQNIHHFRDDALISQDAPVEKVAVFDEAQRAWNAEQTSKFMQQKKGQLGFSMSEPEFLLSVMDRHQDWCAIICLVGNGQEINTGEAGIEEWLRALERSFPHWQAHTPNSLVHSCRLTEGVTAPALHLATSLRSFRAERLSDFVGYVIDGDATAAREVKNTLTNFPLYITRDLEHARQWLRSKRRGAERTGLLASSNAARLKPYGVFVKAKIEPAKWFLAPDDDVRSSDALEDVATEFDIQGLELDWTCLCWDANYRRAGDQWLALQFKGTRWQAVNNEARKTYVANAYRVLLTRGRQGMVVFVPEGSSEDATRTPTIYQATYAFLKDCGFEDLERINSDLAPRLRLAAS from the coding sequence ATGAACCGCGCTTACCTCTCCTTGCGTGCCCACGATGTAGCCACTCTCAGCAATGCCGAACTCTTCGGTCGCCTGGCTTCACATTTGCCCTTCGCACTGGAGCCCGCGCAGCGCGCCGCGTGGAATTACCAGATCCAACACCTACGCGCACTAGCGCGAGAATTACCCGATGCCCATGCCTTCATGGAGTTTCTAATCCCTCGTATGGGGCGTCGGGCTGACCTGATCTTGCTGACCAATGGCATCGTGTTTATGATCGAGTACAAACTCGGCGCGAGCCAATTTGATCGCTCTAGCCTGAACCAAGTCTATGGTTATGGCCTAGATCTCAAGCATTTCCACGAAACCAGCCATAGCCTGCCGATCGTACCAATTTTGGTCGCCACCCATGCGCCGCTTAATGATGATCTGCACGTGCAATGGGATGACGATGGCCTTGCACGACCAATAGGCGTAAATGCCGCAGGCCTTCTGCAAGCCATACACCATCTGTCTCGCACCTGGAATAACTCCCCGATTGATGTTGCGGCTTGGGAAGCTGGGCGGTATCGCCCGACGCCAACCATCGTAGAGGCTGCCCAAGCACTGTATCAGGGACATGCCGTTGAAGAAATTTCTCGTTCCGAGGCTGGGGCCAAAAATCTTACAAACACCGCCGATTATGTGGCTAATGCGATCGAAGCAGCGAAGCGAAACAAACGCAAAATTATCTGTTTCATCACTGGCGTCCCAGGCTCCGGTAAGACACTAGCAGGCCTCAATCTCGCCACAGCACGCCAACGCGCCCATAGCGATGAGCATGCCGTTTTCCTTTCGGGAAATGGCCCCTTGGTGGATGTCTTGCGCGAGGCGTTAGCCGTGGATGCCGTAGCAAGGGCACGTGAAACCGGTACCAGCACGACCAAGGTGCAAGAGGATCGCCGTGCCGCCGCCTTCATCCAAAACATCCACCACTTTCGCGACGATGCACTCATCTCTCAAGATGCCCCGGTAGAGAAGGTCGCTGTGTTTGACGAGGCTCAGCGCGCTTGGAATGCTGAACAGACATCAAAGTTCATGCAGCAGAAGAAGGGCCAGCTTGGTTTTTCCATGTCTGAACCGGAATTCCTGCTTTCGGTGATGGATCGGCACCAAGACTGGTGCGCGATCATCTGCCTCGTGGGTAATGGTCAAGAAATCAACACCGGTGAAGCTGGTATTGAAGAATGGCTCCGCGCACTGGAGCGGAGCTTTCCACATTGGCAAGCACACACTCCCAACAGTCTCGTTCATTCATGCCGGCTCACTGAAGGCGTTACCGCACCCGCGCTGCATTTGGCCACTTCGCTACGATCCTTTCGCGCCGAGCGCTTATCTGATTTTGTTGGTTATGTGATCGATGGCGATGCAACTGCCGCACGAGAAGTCAAAAACACGCTAACTAATTTTCCTCTCTACATCACACGGGACCTTGAACACGCGAGGCAGTGGCTTCGTTCCAAACGTCGTGGCGCTGAACGGACCGGCTTGCTGGCCTCATCCAATGCAGCCCGTCTCAAGCCGTATGGAGTGTTTGTGAAAGCCAAGATAGAGCCTGCCAAATGGTTCTTGGCTCCGGACGATGACGTGCGATCGTCTGATGCGCTTGAAGATGTCGCCACAGAGTTCGACATTCAGGGCCTGGAATTGGATTGGACTTGTCTGTGCTGGGACGCCAATTACCGACGTGCGGGAGATCAATGGCTCGCCCTACAATTCAAGGGCACGCGATGGCAAGCTGTAAATAACGAAGCACGCAAGACATATGTGGCCAATGCCTATCGCGTGCTGTTGACCCGCGGCAGACAGGGCATGGTGGTTTTCGTGCCCGAAGGCTCTAGTGAGGATGCGACACGAACGCCCACGATTTACCAGGCCACCTATGCCTTCCTGAAAGATTGTGGGTTCGAGGATTTGGAGAGAATAAATTCGGATCTCGCGCCGCGGTTGAGACTTGCTGCAAGTTAA